A window of the Lates calcarifer isolate ASB-BC8 linkage group LG18, TLL_Latcal_v3, whole genome shotgun sequence genome harbors these coding sequences:
- the LOC108901358 gene encoding histone H1, with the protein MAEVAPAAAPAAPAKAAKKKASKPKKTGPSVGEQIVKAVAASKERGGVSAAALKKALSAGGYDVEKNKARVKTAIRSLVAKGTLVQVKGTGASGSFKMSKKADTKVKKPAKKAAPKAKKPAAAKKPAAAKKPAAAKKSPKKVKKTAAVKKPTKSPKKATKSPKKAPVKKAAKPKVKKAPAAKKAPAKKVAKPKAKKAAPKKK; encoded by the coding sequence atggcaGAAGTAGCaccagctgcagctccagccGCTCCGGCCAAGGCCGCCAAGAAGAAGGCTTCTAAACCCAAGAAGACCGGCCCCAGCGTCGGGGAGCAGATCGTTAAAGCCGTGGCCGCATCCAAGGAGCGGGGCGGCGTGTCGGCGGCCGCCCTGAAGAAGGCTCTGTCTGCCGGAGGCTACGATGTGGAGAAGAACAAGGCCCGCGTCAAGACCGCCATCAGGAGTCTGGTGGCCAAGGGGACTCTGGTCCAGGTTAAGGGGACCGGGGCTTCCGGCTCCTTCAAGATGAGCAAGAAGGCTGACACCAAGGTGAAGAAGCCGGCCAAGAAAGCCGCTCCTAAAGCCAAGAAGCCCGCCGCCGCCAAGAAACCCGCAGCGGCTAAGAAGCCAGCAGCCGCCAAGAAGTCCCCGAAGAAGGTCAAGAAGACCGCAGCGGTCAAGAAACCCACCAAGAGCCCTAAGAAGGCCACCAAGAGCCCCAAGAAGGCTCCCGTCAAGAAAGCTGCCAAGCCCAAAGTAAAGAAGGCACCCGCAGCCAAGAAGGCCCCCGCCAAGAAGGTTGCCAAGCCTAAAGCCAAGAAGGCAGCACCCAAGAAGAAGTGA
- the LOC108901366 gene encoding histone H2B 1/2, which translates to MPEPAKSAPKKGSKKAVTKTAGKGGKKKRKTRRESYAIYVYKVLKQVHPDTGISSKAMSIMNSFVNDIFERIAAEASRLAHYNKRSTITSREIQTAVRLLLPGELAKHAVSEGTKAVTKYTSSK; encoded by the coding sequence ATGCCTGAACCCGCAAAGTCAGCGCCCAAGAAGGGCTCCAAGAAAGCCGTGACTAAGACCGCCGGTAAGGGCGGTAAGAAGAAGCGAAAGACCAGGAGGGAGAGCTACGCCATCTACGTGTACAAGGTCCTGAAACAGGTCCACCCCGACACCGGTATCTCCTCCAAGGCCATGAGCATCATGAACTCGTTCGTCAACGACATCTTTGAGCGCATCGCTGCCGAGGCGTCTCGTCTGGCTCACTACAACAAGCGCTCCACCATCACCTCCAGGGAGATTCAGACCGCCGTGCGTCTCCTGCTGCCCGGTGAGCTGGCCAAGCACGCCGTGTCCGAGGGCACCAAGGCTGTGACCAAGTACACCAGCTCCAAGTAA
- the LOC108901365 gene encoding histone H2A, translating to MSGRGKTGGKARAKAKTRSSRAGLQFPVGRVHRLLRKGNYAERVGAGAPVYLAAVLEYLTAEILELAGNAARDNKKTRIIPRHLQLAVRNDEELNKLLGGVTIAQGGVLPNIQAVLLPKKTEKPAKAK from the coding sequence ATGTCTGGACGTGGTAAGACCGGTGGTAAGGCAAGGGCTAAGGCCAAGACTCGCTCTTCTCGTGCTGGGCTCCAGTTCCCAGTCGGCCGTGTTCACAGGCTGCTGAGGAAGGGTAACTATGCCGAGCGTGTCGGTGCCGGCGCCCCCGTCTACCTGGCGGCTGTGCTGGAGTACCTGACCGCTGAGATTCTGGAGCTGGCTGGAAACGCCGCCCGTGACAACAAGAAGACCCGTATCATTCCCCGCCACCTGCAGCTGGCCGTCCGCAACGACGAGGAGCTCAACAAGCTGCTCGGGGGAGTCACCATTGCTCAGGGCGGCGTGTTGCCCAACATCCAGGCTGTTCTGCTGCCCAAGAAGACCGAGAAGCCCGCCAAGGCCAAGTAA
- the LOC108901363 gene encoding histone H2A: MSGRGKTGGKARAKAKTRSSRAGLQFPVGRVHRLLRKGNYAERVGAGAPVYLAAVLEYLTAEILELAGNAARDNKKTRIIPRHLQLAVRNDEELNKLLGGVTIAQGGVLPNIQAVLLPKKTEKPAKAK; this comes from the coding sequence ATGTCTGGACGTGGTAAGACCGGTGGTAAAGCAAGGGCTAAGGCCAAGACTCGCTCTTCTCGTGCCGGGCTCCAGTTCCCAGTCGGCCGTGTTCACAGGCTGCTGAGGAAGGGTAACTATGCCGAGCGTGTCGGTGCCGGCGCCCCCGTCTACCTGGCGGCTGTGCTGGAGTACCTGACCGCTGAGATTCTGGAGTTGGCTGGAAACGCCGCCCGTGACAACAAGAAGACCCGTATCATTCCCCGCCACCTGCAGCTGGCCGTCCGCAACGACGAGGAGCTCAACAAACTGCTCGGCGGAGTCACTATCGCTCAGGGCGGCGTGTTGCCCAACATCCAGGCTGTTCTGCTGCCCAAGAAGACCGAGAAGCCCGCCAAGGCCAAGTAA
- the LOC108901370 gene encoding LOW QUALITY PROTEIN: histone H4-like (The sequence of the model RefSeq protein was modified relative to this genomic sequence to represent the inferred CDS: deleted 1 base in 1 codon): MSGRGKGGKGLGKGGAKRHRKVLRDNIQGITKPAIRRLARRGGVKRISGLIYEETRGVLKVFLENVIRDAVTYTEHAKRKTVTAMDVVYALKRQGRTLYGFGG; the protein is encoded by the exons ATGAGCGGACGTGGA AAGGGAGGGAAAGGTCTCGGTAAAGGAGGCGCTAAGCGTCACCGTAAAGTTCTCCGTGATAACATCCAGGGAATCACCAAACCCGCTATCCGCCGTCTGGCTCGTCGTGGCGGAGTGAAGCGTATCTCCGGTCTGATCTACGAGGAGACTCGCGGTGTGTTGAAGGTGTTCCTGGAGAACGTGATCCGTGATGCCGTCACCTACACCGAGCACGCCAAGAGGAAGACGGTGACCGCCATGGACGTAGTGTACGCTCTGAAGAGACAGGGCCGCACTCTCTACGGCTTCGGAGGTTAA
- the LOC108901361 gene encoding histone H2A: MSGRGKTGGKARAKAKTRSSRAGLQFPVGRVHRLLRKGNYAERVGAGAPVYLAAVLEYLTAEILELAGNAARDNKKTRIIPRHLQLAVRNDEELNKLLGGVTIAQGGVLPNIQAVLLPKKTEKPAKAK, from the coding sequence ATGTCTGGACGTGGTAAGACCGGTGGTAAGGCAAGGGCTAAGGCCAAGACTCGCTCTTCTCGTGCCGGGCTCCAGTTCCCAGTCGGCCGTGTTCACAGGCTGCTGAGGAAGGGTAACTATGCCGAGCGTGTCGGTGCCGGCGCCCCCGTCTACCTGGCGGCTGTGCTGGAGTACCTGACCGCTGAGATCCTGGAGTTGGCTGGAAACGCCGCCCGTGACAACAAGAAGACCCGTATCATTCCCCGCCACCTGCAGCTGGCCGTCCGCAACGACGAGGAGCTCAACAAGCTGCTCGGGGGAGTCACCATTGCTCAGGGCGGCGTGTTGCCCAACATCCAGGCTGTTCTGCTGCCCAAGAAGACCGAGAAGCCCGCCAAGGCCAAGTAA